A stretch of Gemmatimonas aurantiaca T-27 DNA encodes these proteins:
- a CDS encoding DUF1501 domain-containing protein — protein sequence MSDDHHHHHGCNEYNSLARRDFLSVAGSVGVTALLPMWLPKVVLAQSANSSRDVIVSIFLSGGTDGMSLVVPFGDPDYYTGRPTIAVPRPDAAGNGAKAVALDNFFGFSPGMAPLMPAYTAGDLLVAHATGSVDNSRSHFDAQRYIEVGKPKDPRVTGGWLGRHLATSTPLRADAPLRALGLTSGLPQTLVGGPKTLPIPNPANFTIGGSGTTTAARTQWLAQNYASTTDPVSDNALDSTNTIALLQRINFSGYAPSNGATYPTSGFGQALRSAAALIKADVGVEAVHAFNGGWDTHATQGPLADLDGGFMHNKMLDLSRALAAFHADVIQGNAASGVTVVIISEFGRNARENGTRGTDHGRGNVAFAMGRKIAGGRVLTNGWPGLARENLESGQDLRVTLDHRDILAEIVQNRLGNTNLSVVFPDFTPRFRGVTKP from the coding sequence ATGAGCGACGACCATCATCACCATCACGGGTGCAACGAGTACAACTCCCTCGCGCGCCGTGATTTCCTGAGCGTAGCAGGCAGTGTCGGTGTGACCGCGCTGCTTCCGATGTGGCTGCCCAAGGTGGTGCTCGCCCAGAGCGCCAATTCTTCGCGCGATGTCATCGTCTCGATTTTTCTGAGTGGTGGCACCGACGGCATGTCGTTGGTCGTGCCCTTCGGTGATCCCGACTACTACACCGGTCGGCCGACCATTGCCGTTCCGCGCCCCGACGCCGCCGGCAACGGCGCAAAAGCTGTCGCGCTCGACAACTTTTTTGGGTTCTCGCCCGGCATGGCTCCACTGATGCCAGCCTACACGGCAGGTGATCTGCTCGTCGCACATGCCACGGGGTCGGTCGACAATTCGCGCTCGCATTTCGATGCGCAGCGGTACATCGAAGTGGGCAAGCCCAAAGATCCGCGCGTCACCGGCGGTTGGCTCGGACGTCATTTGGCCACATCGACGCCGCTGCGCGCCGATGCGCCATTGCGTGCCCTCGGCCTCACATCCGGGTTGCCGCAGACGCTCGTCGGTGGCCCCAAGACGTTGCCCATCCCGAACCCCGCCAATTTCACCATTGGCGGCAGTGGCACGACGACAGCGGCGCGGACACAGTGGTTGGCGCAGAACTATGCGTCCACCACAGATCCGGTTTCGGACAACGCGCTCGATTCCACGAACACGATCGCGCTGCTGCAGCGCATCAATTTCTCGGGGTATGCGCCCTCCAACGGTGCCACCTACCCCACGTCGGGTTTTGGACAGGCACTGCGTTCGGCCGCGGCGCTGATCAAGGCGGATGTGGGTGTCGAGGCCGTGCACGCCTTCAACGGCGGCTGGGACACACATGCCACGCAGGGACCGCTGGCCGATCTCGACGGCGGTTTTATGCACAACAAGATGCTCGACCTGTCGCGTGCGCTGGCCGCGTTCCACGCCGATGTGATCCAGGGCAACGCCGCGTCGGGCGTGACGGTGGTGATCATCTCGGAGTTCGGCCGCAATGCCCGCGAGAATGGCACACGCGGCACGGATCACGGTCGTGGCAATGTGGCCTTCGCCATGGGACGCAAGATCGCCGGTGGGCGTGTGCTGACCAACGGCTGGCCCGGTTTGGCGCGTGAGAATCTCGAATCGGGTCAGGACCTGCGCGTCACGCTCGACCATCGCGACATCCTCGCCGAGATCGTGCAGAACCGTCTGGGCAATACGAACCTGTCGGTGGTCTTCCCCGACTTCACACCGCGATTCCGCGGCGTCACCAAACCCTGA